One Setaria italica strain Yugu1 chromosome II, Setaria_italica_v2.0, whole genome shotgun sequence DNA segment encodes these proteins:
- the LOC101783167 gene encoding bifunctional aspartokinase/homoserine dehydrogenase 2, chloroplastic isoform X1 — MRGLAVASPLPPAAAAALRRTRAPSSSGREVSSQCWKYDLSQDRSLGGSLRIGQSQGSLHRHRPTNLLRPAAAAISVEQDEVNTYLPKGDMWSVHKFGGTCMGTPQRIQSVADIVLGDSSERKLIIVSAMSKVTDMMYNLVHKAQSRDDSYTIALEEVFEKHMAAAKDLLDGEDLARFLSQLHSDVSNLRAMLRAIYIAGHATESFSDFVVGHGELWSAQMLSYAIKKSGAPCSWMDTREVLVVKPSGSNQVDPDYLESEKRFQKWFSRQPAETIVATGFIASTAENVPTTLKRDGSDFSAAIIGSLVRARQVTIWTDVDGVFSADPRKVSEAVILSTLSYQEAWEMSYFGANVLHPRTIIPVMKDNIPIVIRNMFNISAPGTMICRQPANDNGDLDACVKSFATIDNLALVNVEGTGMAGVPGTSSAIFSAVKDVGANVIMISQASSEHSVCFAVPEKEVAAVSAALHVRFREALAAGRLSKVEVINGCSILAAVGLRMASTPGVSAILFDALAKANINVRAIAQGCSEYNITVVLKQEDCVRALRAAHSRFFLSKTTLAVGIIGPGLIGGTLLNQLKDQAAVLKENMNIDLRVIGITGSSTMLLSDTGIDLTQWKELLRKEGEPADVANFVRHLSDNHVFPNKVLVDCTADTSVASHYYDWLKKGIHVITPNKKANSGPLDRYLKLRTLQRASYTHYFYEATVGAGLPIISTLRGLLETGDKILRIEGIFSGTLSYIFNNFEGTRTFSNVVAEAKEAGYTEPDPRDDLSGTDVARKVIILARESGLRLELSDIPVKSLVPEALASCSSADEFMQKLPSFDEDWARQRSDAEAAGEVLRYVGVVDVVNKEGQVELRRYKRDHPFAQLSGSDNIIAFTTSRYKEQPLIVRGPGAGAEVTAGGVFCDILRLASYLGAPS, encoded by the exons ATGCGGGGCCTCGCCGTCGCAAGcccgctccctcccgccgccgcagccgctctCCGGCGGACccgcgccccctcctcctccggcag GGAAGTGTCATCACAATGTTGGAAGTATGACTTAAGCCAAGACCGATCTTTGGGAGGCTCcctaag GATAGGTCAGTCTCAAGGAAGTTTGCACAGACATCGTCCGACAAATTTGCTCAGACCAGCTGCTG CAGCTATTTCAGTCGAACAAGATGAAGTTAATACATATCTTCCAAAAGGTGATATGTGGTCTGTCCACAAGTTTGGTGGAACCTGTATGGGAACACCCCAAAGAATTCAGAGTGTTGCAGATATAGTTCTTGGTGATTCTTCTGAGAGAAAGCTGATCATAGTTTCTGCAATGTCCAAAGTAACTGACATGATGTACAACCTTGTACATAAGGCTCAGTCAAGGGATGATTCATATACAATAGCACTTGAAGAAGTTTTTGAGAAGCATATGGCTGCAGCAAAGGATCTTCTTGATGGGGAAGATCTTGCAAGATTCTTGTCTCAGTTGCACTCAGATGTCAGCAACTTGCGAGCAATGCTCCGTGCTATTTATATAG CTGGACATGCGACGGAATCTTTCTCAGACTTTGTTGTCGGGCATGGAGAGTTGTGGTCTGCACAGATGTTATCGTATGCAATAAAGAAG TCTGGAGCACCATGCAGTTGGATGGATACAAGAGAAGTTCTAGTCGTAAAACCTAGTGGTTCTAATCAAGTAGACCCTGATTACTTAGAATCTGAGAAGCGGTTTCAGAAATGGTTTTCTCGACAACCAGCTGAGACAATAGTTGCCACGGGGTTTATTGCGAGTACAGCAGAAAACGTACCTACCACTTTAAAAAGGGATGGAAGTGATTTCTCAGCAGCCATAATTGGTTCTCTTGTTAGGGCACGCCAGGTCACCATCTGGACTGATGTTGATGGGGTATTTAGTGCAGACCCTAGAAAAG TTAGTGAGGCTGTGATCTTAAGCACGTTATCCTACCAGGAGGCCTGGGAAATG TCATATTTTGGCGCAAATGTGTTGCATCCCCGCACCATTATACCTGTGATGAAAGACAACATCCCCATTGTTATTAGGAACATGTTCAATATCTCTGCCCCTGGAACCATGATTTGCAGGCAGCCTGCCAATGATAATGGTGATTTAGATGCTTGTGTCAAATCATTTGCTACTATTGATAATTTGGCCCTTGTCAATGTTGAAGG AACTGGAATGGCTGGTGTTCCAGGTACATCAAGTGCCATATTTAGTGCTGTAAAAGATGTTGGAGCTAATGTTATCATGATATCTCAG GCTAGCAGTGAGCACTCCGTATGCTTTGCTGTTCCAGAAAAGGAGGTTGCTGCAGTTTCGGCTGCCTTGCATGTTAGGTTTCGTGAGGCATTAGCAGCAGGGAGGTTATCTAAG GTTGAAGTTATTAATGGTTGTAGCATTCTTGCTGCTGTTGGCCTGAGGATGGCCAGCACTCCTGGAGTGAGTGCAATCCTTTTTGATGCATTAGCAAAG GCAAACATTAATGTTCGAGCAATAGCTCAAGGCTGCAGTGAATACAATATTACTGTTGTATTAAAGCAAGAAGATTGTGTAAGGGCTCTGAGAGCTGCTCACTCAAGGTTCTTCCTCTCCAAAACCACACTTGCTGTTGGGATCATTGGACCTGGTTTAATTGGTGGGACACTCCTTAACCAGCTGAAGGATCAG GCTGCTGTTCTCAAGGAAAATATGAACATTGATCTGCGTGTAATTGGAATAACTGGCTCAAGTACAATGCTTTTGAGTGACAC GGGAATAGACTTAACCCAGTGGAAAGAGCTTCTACGAAAGGAAGGAGAACCAGCTGATGTTGCTAATTTTGTTCGCCATTTGTCTGATAATCATGTGTTTCCGAACAAGGTTTTGGTGGACTGCACAGCAGATACAAGTGTAGCATCCCACTATTATGATTGGTTAAAGAAGGGTATTCATGTCATCACGCCCAATAAGAAAGCAAATTCTGGGCCACTTGATCGG TACCTGAAATTACGGACTCTGCAGCGTGCCTCATACACTCATTACTTTTATGAAGCAACTGTTGGTGCTGGCCTCCCAATCATTAGCACCCTGCGAGGTCTTCTGGAGACGGGTGACAAGATACTGCGTATCGAGGGCATTTTCAG TGGAACTTTGAGTTATATATTTAACAATTTTGAAGGAACAAGAACCTTCAGCAATGTCGTTGCTGAAGCAAAAGAGGCTGGATACACTGAACCTGATCCAAGAGATGATCTATCTGGGACTGATGTTGCCAGAAAG GTCATTATCCTGGCTAGGGAATCGGGTTTGAGGCTTGAACTTTCTGATATTCCTGTTAAGAGCCTTGTGCCAGAGGCACTTGCG TCATGCTCATCGGCAGATGAATTCATGCAAAAGCTACCATCCTTCGATGAGGACTGGGCCCGGCAACGCAGTGACGCTGAGGCTGCAGGCGAA GTCCTGCGGTATGTTGGAGTCGTGGACGTGGTGAACAAGGAGGGCCAAGTGGAGCTGCGGAGGTACAAGAGGGACCACCCGTTCGCGCAGCTCTCCGGCTCCGACAACATCATCGCCTTCACCACGTCGAGGTACAAGGAGCAGCCGCTGATCGTGCGGGGGCCAGGCGCGGGTGCGGAGGTGACAGCCGGAGGCGTCTTCTGCGACATCCTGCGGCTGGCCTCTTACCTGGGCGCCCCGTCGTAG
- the LOC111256501 gene encoding uncharacterized protein LOC111256501, protein MEFLSSSSTPWCGGLHESDVGSVVFPNSGELFGRHCSSLTERTVTMLLFLRFLFVRTPLCAITGRAPGSWPGHRRLHHPPEAPPHRSPGRPTARSCAMLLA, encoded by the exons atggagttcctctcttcgagctctacgccgtggtgtggtggattgcatgaatccgatgtcggctccgtcgtcttccccaactccggcgagcttttcggCCGTCATTGTTCATCTCTGACCGAAA GAACCGTGACCATGCTCCTGTTTCTCCGGTTTCTGTTCGTGCGCACGCCGCTGTGCGCCATCACCGGCCGTGCGCCTGGCTCCTggcccggccaccgccgcctgcaCCACCCACCCGAAGCCCCGCCGCACCGGAGCCCCGGCAGGCCGACGGCCAGGAGCTGCGCCATGCTCCTGGCGTGA
- the LOC101783836 gene encoding uncharacterized protein LOC101783836, translating to MAAGGRPWRVIPRPVLETVLHNHAIRPRVPQPLLFHGPRGVGKSTLLLDRLLPRWSENPHATAFVDFLHPTPTSPASLAAAPWSLLPADAAPPSLPDLRRRLESALEGLARAAVLRGAVGSKDVLAALSRFHGLSTALSRLAGVPAAHSSATSVPARRSSSTSVPALWSRAVLAAVRRYDTAFCIGEGEATNCSMEERAYMQEAMAALRVAKEVLGLQEGWRKEAIREMNRTGRFSRSLANSATDWPCLLLDVLSGVAEEDFFQPKLVLNNVDVLRKAICEDETMVPAAMYHDSFIWRVIALGANEQCLPVILSTSDGYYSSQAFVDFGFPNIFISRETFGWTPQEAKLHMVSEFFSEQEWKVVDEVLGPNPRQLSEIYMLKQKANRPEAFHDRNIEEIIDTYLAHLQVSVVNPAMETALQMLQKFASDVREGKVPENRLSHGAPWRHPPRDDNPGLSYKWAKIQLMDFVQSFVNTEFGVNYLADDSLEILDDPAAVAMMEVGLLYQQRDPSFMRPITRGIQRCLARWLAQQRLQLNIQETIAFLWQRLVRGRSYRHLMKEVGYK from the exons atggccgccggcggccggccgtggcgcGTGATCCCGCGGCCCGTCCTCGAGACCGTCCTCCACAACCACGCAATCCGCCCGCGCGTGCCGCAGCCGCTTCTATTCCACGGGCCCCGCGGCGTCGGCAAGTCCACGCTCCTCCTGGACCGGCTCCTCCCCCGCTGGTCCGAGAACCCCCACGCCACCGCattcgtcgacttcctccaccCCACGCCCACCTCtcccgcctccctcgccgcggcgccgtggtccctcctccccgccgacgcggcgccgccctcgctgcccgacctccgccgccgcctcgagtcggcgctcgagggcctcgcccgcgccgccgtccttcGAGGTGCCGTGGGGTCCAAGGATGTGCTCGCCGCGCTCTCCCGCTTCCACGGCCTCAGCACGGCGCTCTCCCGCCTGGCCGGGGTGCCCGCCGCTCACTCCTCAGCCACCTCTGTGCCTGCTCGCCGCTCTTCGTCCACTTCTGTGCCGGCGCTCTGGTCGAGGGCCGTGCTCGCCGCGGTGCGCAGGTACGACACCGCGTTCTGCATTGGTGAGGGTGAGGCGACCAACTGCTCCATGGAGGAGAGGGCGTACATgcaggaggccatggcggcccTGAGGGTGGCCAAGGAGGTGCTCGGGCTGCAAGAGGGGTGGAGGAAGGAGGCAATTAGGGAGATGAATAGAACCGGTCGGTTCTCGCGCTCATTGGCCAATTCTGCCACTGATTGGCCATGCCTGTTGCTGGATGTTCTGTCCGGTGTGGCAGAGGAGGATTTCTTCCAG CCGAAGCTGGTGCTAAACAATGTCGATGTTCTGAGGAAGGCAATTTGCGAGGACGAGACGATGGTGCCGGCAGCGATGTACCATGATAGCTTTATTTGGAGGGTGATCGCGCTTGGTGCCAATGAACAGTGCTTGCCGGTCATTTTATCAACTTCCGATGG GTACTATTCTTCTCAAGCATTCGTTGATTTTGGTTTCCCTAATATATTTATTTCTCGTGAG ACATTTGGTTGGACACCACAAGAAGCTAAGCTGCATATGGTTTCTGAATTCTTCAGTGAACAGGAG TGGAAAGTTGTTGATGAGGTTCTTGGACCAAACCCACGACAATTATCTGAGATATATATGCTGAAGCAAAAAGCGAATAGACCAGA GGCTTTTCATGACAGGAATATTGAGGAAATTATCGATACATACCTGGCACATTTGCAA GTCTCCGTCGTGAATCCAGCAATGGAGACAGCATTACAAATGTTGCAGAAGTTTGCCTCAGATGTCCGTGAGGGCAAAGTACCAGAGAACAGATTGTCTCATGGTGCACCTTGGAGACATCCACCTCGGGACGACAATCCTGGCTTGTCCTATAAGTGGGCAAAGATTCAGCTAATGGATTTTGTCCAGTCCTTTGTAAACACTGAGTTTGGG GTGAACTACCTAGCAGATGACAGCTTGGAAATATTGGATGATCCTGCTGCTGTTGCCATGATGGAG GTTGGTTTACTTTATCAACAAAGAGATCCATCCTTTATGCGACCAATCACTCGTGGGATTCAGCGTTGTCTTGCCAGATG GCTTGCTCAACAGAGATTACAGTTGAACATTCAAGAAACAATAGCATTCCTTTGGCAACGTTTGGTACGGGGACGAAGCTACCGCCACTTAATGAAAGAAGTTGGCTACAAGTAA
- the LOC101759825 gene encoding peptidyl-prolyl cis-trans isomerase FKBP43 codes for MAFWGVEVKPGKPYTHTYQADHGRLRVCQATLSNCDAAGRTVLQCNVGNKIPIKLCSLNPKLAEMCRLEIELEEVDDVVFSVIGQSSIHLSGYYVRASSRSNVGDDESESYGEDIGQSDTDEEHDANEDSYESDFIDDRDVIDVSDDEFSSPHGRKQKACEKKTCKAERRRHLKKKYQVDSTDDNDDGSPVMKPAVKHNAPSIFDSSSDEEDNVPISVALGNKDGAKVAVKRNASSIFDSCSDEDNDVALAKQDSAKVAEETNPQNGQVNDGTKKKSNYDRKRKSSAISEDPASPMDIADANAPSVPKQGAEIKKKSKKKMRNQSGEKDEKQSNIRTLEDGLMVEDLSTGNVDAKVASDGCKVYIKYVGMLKDGKIIESNLNEKPYKFKLGAGKVIRGWDVGICGMRVGEKRRLTVPPSMWYVFDIVFFYSPP; via the exons ATGGCGTTCTGGG GGGTGGAGGTGAAGCCCGGGAAGCCCTACACCCACACCTATCAGGCCGACCATGGCCGTCTCCGCGTTTGTCAG gcTACACTCAGCAATTGTGATGCTGCTGGAAGGACGGTGCTGCAATGCAATGTTGGCAACAAGATCCCCATCAAACTCTGTAGTTTAAATCCAAAATTGGCTGAGATGTGCCGTCTAGAGATTGAGTTAGAGGAGgtcgatgatgttgtcttctCAGTAATTGGTCAGAGTTCCATTCATCTCTCTGGATATTATGTCCGTGCAAGCAGCAGGTCTAATGTGGGAGATGATGAATC AGAATCTTATGGGGAAGATATTGGACAGTCTGACACTGATGAGGAGCATGATGCCAATGAGGACAGCTATGAATCTGACTTTATTGATGATCGTGATGTTATAGATGTTAGTGATGACGAATTCTCCTCTCCACATGGCCGCAAACAAAAAG CTTGTGAAAAAAAGACTTGCAAGGCTGAAAGACGGCGGCACTTGAAGAAGAAGTACCAAGTAGATAGCACCGATGACAATGATGATGGTTCTCCAGTGATGAAGCCTGCTGTCAAGCACAATGCTCCTTCAATATTTGATAGCAGCAGTGATGAAGAAGATAACGTGCCAATATCTGTTGCATTGGGTAACAAAGACGGTGCTAAGGTTGCTGTCAAGCGCAATGCTTCTTCAATATTTGATAGCTGCAGTGATGAAGATAATGATGTTGCATTGGCTAAGCAAGACAGTGCTAAGGTTGCTGAGGAAACCAACCCCCAAAATGGACAGGTGAATGATGGGACCAAGAAAAAGAGTAATTATGACAGGAAAAGAAAAAGTTCTGCCATAAGTGAGGATCCTGCATCGCCAAT GGATATAGCAGATGCTAATGCACCATCTGTTCCAAAACAAGGTGCTGAAATaaagaagaaatcaaagaaaaagatgagAAATCAATCAGGGGAAAAAGATGAGAAACAGTCCAATATAAGAACATTGGAAGATGGGTTGATGGTAGAAGATCTGTCAACAGGAAACGTAGATGCAAAAGTTGCTTCTGATGGCTGCAAG GTTTATATCAAATATGTTGGCATGTTGAAGGATGGGAAAATTATTGAGTCTAATCTTAATGAAAAGCCTTACAAGTTCAAGCTTG GTGCTGGAAAAGTTATCCGTGGATGGGATGTTGGTATTTGTG GAATGCGTGTTGGGGAGAAAAGAAGGCTCACAGTCCCACCTTCCATGTGGTACGTGTTTGACATCGTTTTTTTCTATAGCCCACCCTAA
- the LOC101783167 gene encoding bifunctional aspartokinase/homoserine dehydrogenase 2, chloroplastic isoform X2, protein MRGLAVASPLPPAAAAALRRTRAPSSSGREVSSQCWKYDLSQDRSLGGSLRIGQSQGSLHRHRPTNLLRPAAAISVEQDEVNTYLPKGDMWSVHKFGGTCMGTPQRIQSVADIVLGDSSERKLIIVSAMSKVTDMMYNLVHKAQSRDDSYTIALEEVFEKHMAAAKDLLDGEDLARFLSQLHSDVSNLRAMLRAIYIAGHATESFSDFVVGHGELWSAQMLSYAIKKSGAPCSWMDTREVLVVKPSGSNQVDPDYLESEKRFQKWFSRQPAETIVATGFIASTAENVPTTLKRDGSDFSAAIIGSLVRARQVTIWTDVDGVFSADPRKVSEAVILSTLSYQEAWEMSYFGANVLHPRTIIPVMKDNIPIVIRNMFNISAPGTMICRQPANDNGDLDACVKSFATIDNLALVNVEGTGMAGVPGTSSAIFSAVKDVGANVIMISQASSEHSVCFAVPEKEVAAVSAALHVRFREALAAGRLSKVEVINGCSILAAVGLRMASTPGVSAILFDALAKANINVRAIAQGCSEYNITVVLKQEDCVRALRAAHSRFFLSKTTLAVGIIGPGLIGGTLLNQLKDQAAVLKENMNIDLRVIGITGSSTMLLSDTGIDLTQWKELLRKEGEPADVANFVRHLSDNHVFPNKVLVDCTADTSVASHYYDWLKKGIHVITPNKKANSGPLDRYLKLRTLQRASYTHYFYEATVGAGLPIISTLRGLLETGDKILRIEGIFSGTLSYIFNNFEGTRTFSNVVAEAKEAGYTEPDPRDDLSGTDVARKVIILARESGLRLELSDIPVKSLVPEALASCSSADEFMQKLPSFDEDWARQRSDAEAAGEVLRYVGVVDVVNKEGQVELRRYKRDHPFAQLSGSDNIIAFTTSRYKEQPLIVRGPGAGAEVTAGGVFCDILRLASYLGAPS, encoded by the exons ATGCGGGGCCTCGCCGTCGCAAGcccgctccctcccgccgccgcagccgctctCCGGCGGACccgcgccccctcctcctccggcag GGAAGTGTCATCACAATGTTGGAAGTATGACTTAAGCCAAGACCGATCTTTGGGAGGCTCcctaag GATAGGTCAGTCTCAAGGAAGTTTGCACAGACATCGTCCGACAAATTTGCTCAGACCAGCTGCTG CTATTTCAGTCGAACAAGATGAAGTTAATACATATCTTCCAAAAGGTGATATGTGGTCTGTCCACAAGTTTGGTGGAACCTGTATGGGAACACCCCAAAGAATTCAGAGTGTTGCAGATATAGTTCTTGGTGATTCTTCTGAGAGAAAGCTGATCATAGTTTCTGCAATGTCCAAAGTAACTGACATGATGTACAACCTTGTACATAAGGCTCAGTCAAGGGATGATTCATATACAATAGCACTTGAAGAAGTTTTTGAGAAGCATATGGCTGCAGCAAAGGATCTTCTTGATGGGGAAGATCTTGCAAGATTCTTGTCTCAGTTGCACTCAGATGTCAGCAACTTGCGAGCAATGCTCCGTGCTATTTATATAG CTGGACATGCGACGGAATCTTTCTCAGACTTTGTTGTCGGGCATGGAGAGTTGTGGTCTGCACAGATGTTATCGTATGCAATAAAGAAG TCTGGAGCACCATGCAGTTGGATGGATACAAGAGAAGTTCTAGTCGTAAAACCTAGTGGTTCTAATCAAGTAGACCCTGATTACTTAGAATCTGAGAAGCGGTTTCAGAAATGGTTTTCTCGACAACCAGCTGAGACAATAGTTGCCACGGGGTTTATTGCGAGTACAGCAGAAAACGTACCTACCACTTTAAAAAGGGATGGAAGTGATTTCTCAGCAGCCATAATTGGTTCTCTTGTTAGGGCACGCCAGGTCACCATCTGGACTGATGTTGATGGGGTATTTAGTGCAGACCCTAGAAAAG TTAGTGAGGCTGTGATCTTAAGCACGTTATCCTACCAGGAGGCCTGGGAAATG TCATATTTTGGCGCAAATGTGTTGCATCCCCGCACCATTATACCTGTGATGAAAGACAACATCCCCATTGTTATTAGGAACATGTTCAATATCTCTGCCCCTGGAACCATGATTTGCAGGCAGCCTGCCAATGATAATGGTGATTTAGATGCTTGTGTCAAATCATTTGCTACTATTGATAATTTGGCCCTTGTCAATGTTGAAGG AACTGGAATGGCTGGTGTTCCAGGTACATCAAGTGCCATATTTAGTGCTGTAAAAGATGTTGGAGCTAATGTTATCATGATATCTCAG GCTAGCAGTGAGCACTCCGTATGCTTTGCTGTTCCAGAAAAGGAGGTTGCTGCAGTTTCGGCTGCCTTGCATGTTAGGTTTCGTGAGGCATTAGCAGCAGGGAGGTTATCTAAG GTTGAAGTTATTAATGGTTGTAGCATTCTTGCTGCTGTTGGCCTGAGGATGGCCAGCACTCCTGGAGTGAGTGCAATCCTTTTTGATGCATTAGCAAAG GCAAACATTAATGTTCGAGCAATAGCTCAAGGCTGCAGTGAATACAATATTACTGTTGTATTAAAGCAAGAAGATTGTGTAAGGGCTCTGAGAGCTGCTCACTCAAGGTTCTTCCTCTCCAAAACCACACTTGCTGTTGGGATCATTGGACCTGGTTTAATTGGTGGGACACTCCTTAACCAGCTGAAGGATCAG GCTGCTGTTCTCAAGGAAAATATGAACATTGATCTGCGTGTAATTGGAATAACTGGCTCAAGTACAATGCTTTTGAGTGACAC GGGAATAGACTTAACCCAGTGGAAAGAGCTTCTACGAAAGGAAGGAGAACCAGCTGATGTTGCTAATTTTGTTCGCCATTTGTCTGATAATCATGTGTTTCCGAACAAGGTTTTGGTGGACTGCACAGCAGATACAAGTGTAGCATCCCACTATTATGATTGGTTAAAGAAGGGTATTCATGTCATCACGCCCAATAAGAAAGCAAATTCTGGGCCACTTGATCGG TACCTGAAATTACGGACTCTGCAGCGTGCCTCATACACTCATTACTTTTATGAAGCAACTGTTGGTGCTGGCCTCCCAATCATTAGCACCCTGCGAGGTCTTCTGGAGACGGGTGACAAGATACTGCGTATCGAGGGCATTTTCAG TGGAACTTTGAGTTATATATTTAACAATTTTGAAGGAACAAGAACCTTCAGCAATGTCGTTGCTGAAGCAAAAGAGGCTGGATACACTGAACCTGATCCAAGAGATGATCTATCTGGGACTGATGTTGCCAGAAAG GTCATTATCCTGGCTAGGGAATCGGGTTTGAGGCTTGAACTTTCTGATATTCCTGTTAAGAGCCTTGTGCCAGAGGCACTTGCG TCATGCTCATCGGCAGATGAATTCATGCAAAAGCTACCATCCTTCGATGAGGACTGGGCCCGGCAACGCAGTGACGCTGAGGCTGCAGGCGAA GTCCTGCGGTATGTTGGAGTCGTGGACGTGGTGAACAAGGAGGGCCAAGTGGAGCTGCGGAGGTACAAGAGGGACCACCCGTTCGCGCAGCTCTCCGGCTCCGACAACATCATCGCCTTCACCACGTCGAGGTACAAGGAGCAGCCGCTGATCGTGCGGGGGCCAGGCGCGGGTGCGGAGGTGACAGCCGGAGGCGTCTTCTGCGACATCCTGCGGCTGGCCTCTTACCTGGGCGCCCCGTCGTAG